The window GTACATTTGAAATAAGTAGTTATTTTGTAGCTTCACAATTGGAGAGAATGGAAGTACCATTGGAGTGTGTATTCGGGTCAGCACGCCTTCTTTCAAGAGTTTTAAGTTGAGTTCCTTGTCGTCCCAGACAACATGAGCACGGTACCTGTGGAAGAACAACAAGGGACGACGAAGGCGAAAATGTTTCATTGTTTTAGAGATTTGGTGAATCTACTTGATTCTGAAGTTctgaaaatattgaaaaatatgagGAGATAGTAGTAATCACCAGCGAAGCATTTCTTCCTCTGTTGCCGTAGAcgcgatcacaaaagcctgcgGTTCAGGTCGGTTTCGAGTTAAGTATGGCAACTACGTTGTTTGAAAAGAGTGTAATCGGTAAAATACTCCAAGATAACACGATTTTTGGAACTCACAGCTCTATCAAAGTCTAGCATGAAGCATCTTTCAATGTCTTCCTCTGTAAGTTTACAGCCACATCGATCACGTCTCGAAGTCAGGTCTGAAAACTTCGCATATGTGTAATGCAAAACCGCAGCCTCGTTGAAACTGATCTCCCTTTGGAAAAGAGTAGAACAAAACAGAAACTTTGGAAAATCGGTACTTCTTTTGTTATAGTACAGGTAATGTACTTGTAATCGAAGCCAACATACTTGGGAATCTTGTTGTAATTGTGCCATCTGTGTGCTCCATTGGGACGCAGATGGTGCTGAAGACGAGCAGCAGACTTCCCATTCCCGTAAGTCAGAAAATAGTTGGGATTCCCATGAGACGCCTCCATGTAATTTCCAAAGTAGACATCTCTCGGAACATGGTCGTGATTCTTCTTGAACATCGAAACCTGAGACGGTGTAAGaaataaagatgtgaaattcCCTTCGAAGCAATTGCAAGAAATCATTAGTTACTACCTCGCTGAAAGGTTCTTTGATATCATCTCTTTCCACAATACTCTCCTGCGCGCAGAGAGAAACATCCTTACATATTCATCTTGATTTAACTTGATACGAATAACTTCATTTCAAGGGAAATATATATCACTCACATAATTTGGGAAAATAACCAAGTCGACATCCTGAGGAACATCGAGCAACAGTTTTTGGACAGAATACTGGCTGCTCCCAACAGGATGAATCAGTTCATCGGTGTCGACGTGGATTATCCAATCCATACCAGCTTCCTGGCGTATTATACACATCAACATTAACTGATCAAGCAGCGATATATTTGAAATTCGTTAAAGTTGGTCGTATTGGTGAGGACATACAGTTGCCATGACAATGCCCATTTCCATATTGAGCGTCTGCTTGACAAATAACTCGTAGTTGCATGGTTTATAAAAGAAAGATGACAGCCAAGTTTCGTTCCAGATTCGGCTAAGGATTACAGATATATAGCCATAGGTGAATAGTCCACATTAATGGTCCACCAAAAACTACATTTTGCAGAGGAACACCTACCTCTTAGCTTGTTGCTCATCTAACTCTCGCGTTCTTCTTACAACTCTCACCCCCTGCAAGAAAACGAAGCATTGTAAGACAAACTTGGCCTTTGTCCATCTACATAAAGCTCAAACATCGCGTTCCGACAGTGGTAACAACAATGTCAATTGTCACTCCTCAACAATACCATGAAGCTCACAGTCAAGTAGTGGAAAACAAAAACAAGCTAGACCAGAAAAAGAGGTGGAGCTGGAATTGGTATCTAACCGGGATGGAGTCGAGGACTTTATAAACAGCTGGTGAAGCAGCTTCCCCTTCCACGAACAGAAAAAATTTTGCAACTCCAATAACCTTGTGATAAAATATCCACGGTAGAATTTGCTCTAAGCCGGCAGAACTTGTTGAAATGATACATATCTAACATATAGATAAAATCCTCGATTATGAAATATAAGTTACCTAACGAGGCCAAACAAAACTGCAAATTGCTTAAGCAGCCCTGTGATGAACATAGGAACTAACTAACAATATCTTGTTTCCAAAGCATTTAATTTGTAAGGAACATAATGGGgtacatatacatacacgtgTATACATATATGTAGAAAATCCCACCATTAAAAAtctttttcaatacaattttttttaaaatgttgatttcttaaatttaaattttttaatgtgtactttttttttaaaatgagaaaattatattaaaacttagaaaatatttacaaatacaaCTCTACatgtaaaaaatttataaaaacagTACTGCAAAATAtttcggaaaaaaaaaatttgaactaataattTTCTAGTTATTCGATATGTATTGTTGTGGCTCAGTGCTCTCTTAACAAATTTTTCTTGTTTCTGAATAGTTTTGCCCAAAAATCCCAACTTTGG is drawn from Primulina eburnea isolate SZY01 chromosome 10, ASM2296580v1, whole genome shotgun sequence and contains these coding sequences:
- the LOC140803741 gene encoding glycosyltransferase-like At2g41451, which gives rise to MYQNLRSNLTLKCRPAGLSTTHRNTTAVSSPAFLAFRRPIGFFTLLLLISLALLAFLLQFTDPTVRLQHGNDGPAAFAGLAFSEPVSSSPSSVDCAGVLGMSDKVSFPYYREWKFGLGSDLGPKICIISTSSAGLEQILPWIFYHKVIGVAKFFLFVEGEAASPAVYKVLDSIPGVRVVRRTRELDEQQAKSRIWNETWLSSFFYKPCNYELFVKQTLNMEMGIVMATEAGMDWIIHVDTDELIHPVGSSQYSVQKLLLDVPQDVDLVIFPNYESIVERDDIKEPFSEVSMFKKNHDHVPRDVYFGNYMEASHGNPNYFLTYGNGKSAARLQHHLRPNGAHRWHNYNKIPKEISFNEAAVLHYTYAKFSDLTSRRDRCGCKLTEEDIERCFMLDFDRAAFVIASTATEEEMLRWYRAHVVWDDKELNLKLLKEGVLTRIHTPMVLIQSLRESQLFSSVITASMSSGSTYPSTINTENNTYLRAINDQTRSRNVLQFPAIPPQAPPTYGIHLDT